A genome region from Bacteroides stercoris ATCC 43183 includes the following:
- a CDS encoding polysaccharide deacetylase family protein → MERYYIINILFHEFLGLKYEICVANDEKDYTVILDNGRKLIIKDSFFNLFPTPLSYLSRKNIPTAITYADNSFLSMEKMPVLFGTGDLEMRDDSIICGSDLFAGAFFMLTRWEEHVVKERDVHGRFCSSNSLAFRFGFLNRAIVNEYTEYLWNMIYYLDSTAKRKKHSFEIIPTHDVDVISCWHTPFKDIKRIVSYFLKKGGIKYGMENIVSYIKTLVNKENDPYNTFRFLMEYSEGLGLKSYFFFMSSAEYFFAERDRMQKIADTILEKGHFVGFHPNKGTCSDRIVFQKELNALNTVLKRKNTIGRQHLLKFEVPFTWRIWNDCGMEWDSSLVYFDKIGFRCGVCYPFTVFDILERKHLQLKELPLLAMDCTLFHYNQLKPDDALSELSGIKSTVRKYNGKFVVLWHNSYFSFENRKTLAVYKEILKESYLDSAR, encoded by the coding sequence GTGGAAAGGTATTATATCATTAATATACTCTTTCATGAATTTCTTGGATTAAAATATGAAATCTGTGTAGCGAATGATGAGAAAGACTATACCGTTATCTTAGATAATGGGCGTAAGTTGATTATAAAAGATTCTTTTTTTAATCTTTTTCCAACCCCGTTATCTTATCTGTCTCGTAAAAATATACCCACTGCGATAACTTATGCTGATAATTCTTTTCTGAGTATGGAGAAAATGCCTGTGTTATTCGGAACAGGCGATTTGGAGATGCGTGACGACAGCATTATTTGTGGAAGTGACTTGTTTGCCGGAGCTTTCTTTATGTTGACAAGATGGGAGGAGCATGTTGTTAAAGAACGCGATGTGCATGGCAGGTTCTGTTCAAGCAATTCGTTGGCTTTCCGGTTCGGTTTCTTGAACAGAGCGATAGTCAACGAGTATACCGAATACTTATGGAACATGATTTATTACCTTGACAGTACGGCAAAAAGAAAAAAACATTCATTTGAGATTATTCCAACCCATGATGTCGATGTCATTTCCTGCTGGCATACGCCTTTCAAGGATATAAAAAGAATAGTGAGTTATTTCCTTAAAAAAGGAGGTATAAAATATGGTATGGAGAATATCGTAAGCTATATCAAAACGCTTGTAAATAAAGAGAATGATCCTTACAACACTTTCAGGTTCTTAATGGAATATTCCGAAGGTTTGGGATTGAAATCATACTTCTTTTTCATGTCTTCGGCGGAGTATTTTTTTGCAGAGCGTGACAGAATGCAGAAAATAGCGGATACAATTTTGGAAAAGGGACATTTTGTGGGTTTTCATCCCAATAAAGGCACTTGTTCCGATAGGATAGTCTTTCAAAAAGAATTGAATGCTTTAAATACGGTTTTAAAGAGAAAAAACACCATAGGAAGGCAACACTTACTGAAATTTGAAGTTCCGTTTACATGGCGGATTTGGAATGATTGCGGAATGGAGTGGGATTCGTCTTTAGTGTATTTTGATAAGATTGGGTTCAGATGCGGGGTTTGTTATCCGTTTACAGTCTTTGATATTCTTGAAAGGAAACATTTGCAGTTAAAGGAGTTACCTTTATTGGCGATGGACTGTACCCTGTTCCACTATAATCAGCTTAAACCCGATGATGCCTTATCGGAACTTAGCGGTATAAAGAGTACGGTTCGGAAGTACAATGGCAAGTTTGTCGTATTATGGCATAATTCCTATTTCTCTTTTGAAAATAGGAAAACCTTAGCCGTTTATAAAGAGATATTGAAAGAATCTTATTTGGATTCTGCACGATAA
- a CDS encoding BT4734/BF3469 family protein has protein sequence MKETSISLFKGYSDTHPQDSTLQEIVNLIRNDALVRDRTEKHRYYSHNGQKAAAAWEKAACPCFAVAVCFGGGKQAENITGWTSLALADIDHIDADRLPELIGRVRADKHTLLSYTTISGTGLRIIYRTDCLTTTPEKNRKVYSKIFEQGNRYYADLLGCECDLKCKNITRLSGLAHDPDVYFNPDAAAMPVELKGDKKEQPAKSSIRNRRLEKAVAAAAGELAEQGIVYEAHQRNQYIMRMGYLLNAYGVAQASATGWAVKRFADYDGDVAAVFRSCYQHTEEHGRRPLQGRTPNAGGNDGFASVEDIERFLDTQARFRYNEATGKCETAVAGTDGAEGEYTEIDDRFVNTLWSRMSKQGKTVRINDIRAILHSEYTVLFNPFTDYFEGLKPWDGVTDHIGRLAATVHVKSEQSVFEGYFKKWLVASIASLFDRETVNHEIFVLIGPQGSYKTTWLNKLLPPVLQRYFYIKSNNNRITKDDMFSLAEFVFICMEEIDELGASELNQIKAMTTQKVVNERMAYAHYKEHRAHIASLCGTTNNVQFLTDLTGNRRWLPFEISSIDNPYTHPVDYEGVYSQAYALWKGGMRYWFEDEEIKLVNLHNRNFEVPSMERELIQAYYRCPLPGEKGTFVSTTDILSRINSAVKHYLSPVKIGLVMKQAGFELTRSNGKRGYRVVELPRN, from the coding sequence ATGAAAGAAACTTCAATCAGCCTTTTCAAAGGTTACTCGGATACACATCCGCAGGACAGCACGTTACAGGAAATCGTAAACCTTATCCGCAACGATGCACTGGTGCGCGACCGTACCGAGAAACACCGCTATTACAGTCATAACGGACAAAAGGCTGCCGCTGCATGGGAGAAAGCCGCCTGCCCGTGTTTTGCCGTTGCCGTGTGCTTCGGAGGCGGCAAGCAGGCAGAAAACATCACGGGCTGGACTTCGCTGGCGCTGGCAGACATCGACCATATCGACGCCGACCGCCTGCCGGAACTAATCGGACGTGTCCGCGCCGACAAGCATACGCTGCTGTCCTACACCACTATCAGCGGTACGGGGCTTCGCATTATCTACCGTACGGACTGCCTGACGACCACTCCGGAGAAGAACCGGAAAGTCTATTCCAAAATCTTCGAGCAGGGCAACCGCTATTATGCCGACCTGCTGGGATGCGAATGCGACCTGAAATGCAAGAATATCACGAGACTCAGCGGACTGGCACACGACCCCGACGTCTACTTCAATCCCGATGCCGCCGCCATGCCCGTCGAACTGAAAGGCGACAAGAAAGAGCAGCCCGCCAAATCCTCTATCCGTAACAGGCGGCTGGAGAAAGCCGTCGCTGCCGCTGCCGGCGAACTGGCAGAACAGGGCATCGTTTACGAAGCACACCAGCGCAACCAATACATCATGCGCATGGGGTATCTGCTCAATGCCTACGGAGTGGCGCAAGCCAGCGCTACCGGGTGGGCGGTGAAACGCTTTGCCGACTACGACGGGGATGTAGCCGCCGTTTTCCGGTCGTGCTACCAGCACACCGAGGAGCATGGGCGGCGTCCGTTGCAAGGGCGGACGCCGAATGCCGGCGGCAACGACGGATTTGCCAGTGTGGAGGACATCGAACGCTTCCTCGACACGCAGGCCCGTTTCCGGTACAATGAGGCCACCGGGAAGTGCGAGACGGCCGTTGCCGGAACAGACGGCGCCGAAGGGGAATATACCGAAATAGACGACCGTTTCGTCAACACCCTATGGAGCCGTATGAGCAAGCAGGGAAAAACCGTGCGCATCAATGACATCCGTGCAATACTGCACTCGGAATATACTGTTCTGTTCAATCCTTTTACCGACTACTTCGAAGGGCTGAAGCCCTGGGACGGTGTGACCGACCATATCGGGCGGCTTGCCGCCACGGTGCACGTAAAGAGCGAGCAGTCCGTATTCGAAGGTTACTTCAAGAAATGGCTCGTAGCCTCCATTGCCTCCCTTTTCGACCGGGAAACGGTGAACCACGAGATTTTCGTACTGATCGGACCTCAGGGCAGCTACAAGACTACCTGGCTCAACAAGCTGCTGCCCCCTGTGCTGCAACGCTATTTTTACATCAAGTCCAACAATAACCGCATTACCAAAGACGATATGTTTTCGCTGGCGGAATTCGTCTTTATCTGCATGGAGGAAATAGACGAACTGGGGGCGTCGGAGCTGAACCAGATAAAGGCGATGACCACCCAGAAGGTGGTGAACGAGCGAATGGCTTATGCGCATTATAAAGAGCACCGCGCCCACATTGCCAGCCTGTGCGGAACGACCAATAACGTGCAGTTCCTGACAGACCTCACGGGTAACCGCCGCTGGCTGCCGTTCGAAATCAGCAGCATCGACAATCCTTATACGCATCCCGTGGATTACGAGGGGGTGTACTCACAGGCGTATGCACTTTGGAAAGGCGGCATGCGCTATTGGTTTGAGGACGAGGAGATAAAGCTCGTAAACCTGCACAACCGTAATTTTGAAGTGCCCAGCATGGAGCGCGAACTGATACAGGCTTATTACCGTTGCCCCCTGCCGGGCGAAAAGGGTACGTTCGTATCTACCACCGATATACTGAGCCGCATCAACTCTGCCGTAAAGCACTACCTTAGCCCCGTAAAGATAGGGCTTGTGATGAAGCAGGCGGGCTTCGAACTGACGAGGTCGAACGGCAAGCGGGGGTATCGCGTGGTGGAGCTGCCGAGAAACTAA
- a CDS encoding acyltransferase, whose amino-acid sequence MNNKNDCFVHPSSYVDEGATVGKGTKIWHFSHIQKGAVIGENCSLGQNVNIANNVKVGNGVRIQNNVSVYEGVELEDNVFCGPSCVFTNVVTPRAHFPVHGVYAKTLIKEGASLGANSTVVCGHTVGRSALIAAGAVVTKDVQDYALMAGVPARRIGWVCECGARLDASLACSCGRKYKEENGNLLAVPSADF is encoded by the coding sequence ATGAACAACAAGAATGACTGTTTCGTTCACCCCAGCAGCTATGTAGACGAGGGTGCAACGGTGGGAAAAGGAACTAAAATATGGCATTTCTCGCATATTCAGAAGGGAGCGGTTATCGGAGAGAACTGTTCGCTGGGGCAGAACGTGAACATAGCGAATAACGTAAAGGTGGGCAACGGCGTGCGCATCCAGAACAACGTGTCGGTTTACGAAGGCGTGGAGCTGGAGGACAACGTATTCTGCGGCCCTTCCTGTGTGTTTACCAACGTCGTTACTCCACGGGCGCATTTCCCCGTACACGGCGTATATGCCAAAACCCTGATTAAAGAGGGTGCTTCGTTGGGAGCCAACTCCACCGTGGTCTGCGGGCATACGGTGGGCAGGAGCGCGCTCATCGCCGCGGGCGCCGTAGTAACAAAAGATGTACAGGACTATGCGCTTATGGCGGGAGTCCCGGCACGCCGCATAGGCTGGGTATGTGAGTGCGGCGCACGCTTGGATGCTTCGCTTGCATGTTCGTGCGGCAGAAAGTACAAGGAGGAAAACGGCAATCTGCTTGCCGTACCGTCGGCGGATTTTTGA
- a CDS encoding DNA-binding protein → MIRYKKYQMTGEKSPLKGLWYARPLIEDTFDTERLAKHMANHNTPYSEGLIKGVLTDMISCTKELILDGKNVKLDDLAIFSVGIVSRKGAASAADFTLADNVKGLKLRARATGELSNAQINLEGQLKEAYKYNVDGSEPGSENKPGGDGGEEENPLG, encoded by the coding sequence ATGATTCGTTACAAAAAGTATCAAATGACCGGCGAAAAAAGCCCGTTGAAAGGACTGTGGTATGCACGTCCGCTGATTGAGGACACTTTCGATACCGAAAGGCTTGCCAAGCATATGGCCAACCACAACACGCCCTATTCGGAGGGGCTGATCAAGGGGGTGCTGACCGACATGATTTCCTGCACCAAAGAGCTCATCCTGGACGGCAAGAACGTAAAGCTGGACGACCTCGCCATTTTCTCCGTAGGCATCGTAAGCAGAAAGGGTGCCGCCTCGGCTGCCGACTTTACGCTGGCGGACAATGTGAAAGGCCTGAAGCTCCGTGCACGCGCCACGGGCGAATTGAGCAACGCCCAGATTAATTTGGAAGGCCAACTGAAAGAGGCTTACAAATACAATGTGGACGGCAGCGAACCCGGCAGTGAAAACAAACCCGGCGGCGACGGCGGCGAGGAAGAAAATCCGTTAGGATAA
- a CDS encoding smalltalk protein — translation MSTKSKSVWGIVLKVIITVATALAGVFGITSCIS, via the coding sequence ATGAGCACAAAATCAAAATCGGTATGGGGCATCGTCCTCAAAGTAATCATTACAGTAGCCACTGCATTGGCAGGTGTTTTCGGTATCACGTCTTGCATAAGCTGA
- a CDS encoding DUF4248 domain-containing protein encodes METFKIRTYGRTELAQLYSPGLCPQAAFRKLNQWIDFHPTLRSSLHALVASDKTRTYTPAQVRLIVEALGEP; translated from the coding sequence ATGGAAACTTTCAAGATACGTACATACGGGCGCACGGAACTTGCCCAGCTTTACAGTCCGGGACTTTGCCCGCAAGCCGCCTTCCGCAAGCTGAACCAGTGGATAGATTTCCACCCCACACTGCGGAGCAGCCTCCATGCACTGGTCGCCTCGGACAAAACGCGGACATACACGCCGGCGCAAGTACGGCTCATAGTCGAGGCGTTGGGCGAACCGTAA
- a CDS encoding Gfo/Idh/MocA family protein translates to MDKKICVIGGGRWGKNHIRTLAGLGCLAAVVEADAARLKEYTEQYPGIKGYADMDEAIACGYDGYTVALPAELHYPAGRKLLEKGLNVMLEKPMTLTAAQSAELVELAQRTGARLMVGHVLLFHPAYRKIKEVIDSGRLGKLFYLYSNRLNLGTVRTEESVFPSFAPHDISVLDYLTGASACRIEAKGAKFLQDRVYDSTLVQLEYPGNVHAHIYVSWLHPYKQQLLVVAGSKGMLSFDDAADGKEIRFYNKRIDFENGVPVKVEAPDEIIPYEKKMPLEEELRYFVEHLDSTIGINSGEAGYEVVKVLETVQQIIENNEQQE, encoded by the coding sequence ATGGATAAAAAAATATGTGTTATCGGCGGCGGCAGGTGGGGAAAGAACCACATCCGCACATTGGCGGGGCTGGGTTGCCTTGCCGCAGTGGTAGAGGCGGATGCCGCCAGGCTGAAAGAGTATACGGAGCAGTATCCCGGAATAAAGGGATATGCGGACATGGACGAAGCCATTGCCTGCGGTTACGACGGATATACGGTTGCGCTTCCTGCGGAACTTCACTATCCGGCAGGCAGGAAACTGCTGGAAAAAGGGCTGAACGTTATGTTGGAAAAGCCGATGACGCTCACCGCCGCGCAGTCTGCCGAACTGGTGGAACTGGCACAACGCACGGGAGCGCGCCTGATGGTGGGGCATGTCCTGCTGTTTCATCCGGCGTACCGTAAGATAAAAGAGGTGATAGACAGCGGCAGGCTGGGCAAGCTTTTCTACCTCTATTCCAATCGGCTGAACCTGGGTACGGTGCGTACGGAAGAAAGCGTGTTTCCCTCGTTCGCGCCCCACGACATTTCGGTGCTGGACTACCTCACGGGCGCTTCGGCATGCAGGATAGAGGCGAAAGGAGCGAAGTTTCTCCAGGACAGGGTGTACGACAGTACGCTGGTGCAACTGGAATATCCCGGCAACGTGCATGCCCACATCTACGTATCCTGGCTTCATCCCTACAAGCAGCAGTTGCTGGTGGTGGCGGGCAGTAAAGGCATGCTTTCCTTCGACGATGCCGCGGACGGGAAGGAAATCCGTTTCTACAACAAGCGGATAGATTTCGAGAACGGCGTTCCCGTTAAAGTGGAAGCTCCGGACGAAATCATCCCTTACGAGAAGAAGATGCCCCTGGAAGAGGAACTGAGGTATTTCGTGGAGCATCTCGACTCCACCATCGGGATAAACAGCGGAGAGGCAGGTTATGAAGTAGTAAAAGTACTGGAAACCGTACAACAAATCATAGAAAACAATGAACAACAAGAATGA
- a CDS encoding Panacea domain-containing protein — MCKFSEDSRQKLGNAVIYIANHTEQLSKTKLLKLLFLMEEYMVKRYHVPFMGLPFEIWQAGPVAKDIFIDLSDGPFLLKDFVKTEVQKDATYIRAIKPFCDDEFSDCEMEMMDEIIRKYGKKTAKQLVAEVHKEGSLWFNAAKKHGLLTAFNKGLCNNSDYTIDFSEELSDCAREDYKESLAIHQTANILKAQEHV, encoded by the coding sequence ATGTGTAAATTCTCAGAAGACAGCAGACAAAAATTGGGTAATGCCGTCATCTATATTGCCAATCATACGGAACAGCTCAGTAAAACGAAATTACTAAAACTGCTGTTTTTAATGGAGGAATATATGGTGAAACGTTATCATGTACCTTTCATGGGGTTGCCTTTTGAGATATGGCAAGCCGGGCCCGTTGCCAAAGATATTTTCATCGATTTGTCCGACGGCCCTTTCCTGTTGAAAGATTTTGTAAAAACAGAGGTACAAAAAGATGCTACGTATATTAGGGCAATCAAGCCTTTCTGCGATGATGAGTTCTCGGACTGCGAAATGGAGATGATGGATGAAATCATCCGGAAGTATGGCAAGAAAACAGCCAAACAGTTAGTGGCGGAAGTGCATAAAGAGGGCTCTTTATGGTTCAATGCCGCTAAAAAGCATGGATTGCTGACTGCTTTCAACAAAGGTTTATGCAATAATTCCGATTATACCATAGATTTCTCTGAGGAATTGTCCGATTGTGCGCGGGAAGATTACAAGGAGAGCCTTGCCATTCATCAGACTGCCAATATCCTAAAAGCTCAGGAACATGTTTAA
- a CDS encoding DegT/DnrJ/EryC1/StrS family aminotransferase, giving the protein MQFRDLRKQYSVLKQDIDAAMMEVAAASAFIMGRPVKELEAGLAEYVGVKHCISCGNGTDALTLALKVWNIGAGDAVFVPDFTFFSSAEVISLEGATPVFVDVDGDTFNMDASDLERKIARTIEEGRLTPKVIITVDLFGLPANYPAIRKIADAHRLFILEDGAQGFGGMIGNKRACSFGDISTTSFFPAKPLGCYGDGGAVFTDNDEWAALADSYRVHGKGMFKYDNVRIGMNSRLDTLQAAILKIKFKAFREYELRDINKAAALYTKLLAGRVKTPVTPEGYYSSWAQYTICLNSREERDALQACLKEQGIPSMVYYPTPMHGQTAYKALNAPTDCCPTAKRLCDTVLSLPVHPYITEEEIETVCSVILGFVR; this is encoded by the coding sequence ATGCAATTCAGAGATTTAAGGAAACAGTACAGCGTACTGAAGCAAGACATAGACGCCGCCATGATGGAAGTAGCGGCAGCAAGCGCCTTTATCATGGGCCGACCCGTGAAAGAGCTCGAAGCCGGGCTGGCGGAGTATGTAGGAGTGAAACACTGCATTTCGTGCGGCAACGGTACGGACGCGCTCACCCTCGCCCTGAAAGTATGGAACATCGGTGCGGGAGATGCCGTATTCGTGCCCGACTTCACTTTCTTCTCTTCGGCAGAGGTCATCTCGCTGGAAGGAGCCACGCCCGTTTTTGTGGATGTGGATGGCGATACGTTCAATATGGACGCCTCGGATTTGGAACGGAAGATAGCCCGTACCATAGAGGAAGGCAGGCTGACGCCCAAGGTCATCATTACCGTCGATTTGTTCGGCCTTCCCGCCAACTATCCCGCTATCCGTAAGATAGCCGATGCCCACCGGCTTTTCATCCTCGAGGACGGTGCGCAGGGGTTCGGCGGCATGATAGGCAACAAGCGTGCATGCAGTTTCGGCGACATCTCCACCACTTCTTTTTTCCCCGCCAAGCCTTTGGGCTGTTACGGCGATGGCGGAGCGGTGTTTACCGACAACGACGAATGGGCCGCACTGGCAGATTCCTACCGGGTGCACGGCAAGGGCATGTTCAAGTACGACAATGTGCGCATCGGCATGAACTCGCGCCTGGACACTTTGCAAGCCGCCATTCTGAAAATAAAGTTCAAGGCTTTCCGCGAGTACGAGTTGCGCGATATCAACAAGGCTGCCGCTCTCTACACCAAGTTGCTGGCGGGCAGGGTAAAGACTCCTGTCACGCCCGAAGGCTATTATTCGAGTTGGGCGCAGTACACCATTTGCCTCAATAGCAGGGAAGAGCGCGATGCACTTCAGGCGTGCCTCAAGGAGCAGGGCATTCCGTCCATGGTCTATTATCCCACGCCTATGCACGGGCAGACTGCCTATAAGGCATTGAATGCCCCCACAGATTGCTGTCCCACGGCAAAGCGGCTTTGCGACACGGTGCTGTCACTGCCCGTACATCCTTACATCACGGAAGAAGAGATAGAGACGGTCTGTTCCGTGATACTCGGCTTCGTAAGGTAA
- a CDS encoding sugar transferase, with the protein MSSAFRRNFLILWSDLLIALSAFWLARYFGDMPRWYWLVLSAVVWVVLGGVSRKLQFGAYKRIRYAFLGIFALDVLSGLFLCTLYRHCVPGYEYDYSIILATGIIIVLEWALYCAVRRLVYRKIPFFYEEPLLDDVTEVGINTGIEHTELLENRDVTLLLRLVHEAENSSELLRRMQESREAFSPVTMLMDSPEPEAVLAHKVRLPRLVIHRCPLNRVRHINTLFSYTNYCMERGGLIACHCTTAGIRREKIMRQNPVVINRVLFFLDYCWHRIIPKLSFTRDFYFGLTKGQNRALTRVEVLGRLYRAGFDVLHEEIVHGEFYVIAAKVKEPVRDDKPSGGLLIRLKRKGKGGKIIGVYKFRTMYAYSEYLQPYIYKQAGLCSGGKIAGDYRVNAAGRFLRKTWLDELPMLINWMKGDLKLVGVRPLSSHYFSLYSEELRALRIRTKPGLIPPFYADMPGTLDEIQESERRYLEQYLRSPFLTDWRYFWKAFRNIVFRGKRSR; encoded by the coding sequence ATGTCCTCTGCATTCCGCCGGAATTTTCTGATACTCTGGTCCGACCTGCTGATTGCCCTGTCCGCCTTCTGGCTGGCACGCTACTTCGGCGATATGCCCCGCTGGTACTGGCTGGTGCTTTCGGCGGTTGTCTGGGTGGTGCTGGGCGGAGTGTCGCGCAAGTTGCAGTTCGGTGCATACAAGAGGATACGTTATGCGTTTCTGGGAATCTTCGCGCTGGACGTACTTTCGGGGCTGTTCCTCTGCACCCTGTACCGGCATTGCGTGCCCGGCTACGAATACGACTATTCCATTATTCTTGCCACCGGCATCATCATTGTGCTCGAATGGGCGTTGTACTGTGCCGTCAGACGGCTGGTTTACCGGAAAATTCCTTTCTTCTACGAAGAGCCTCTGCTGGACGATGTGACGGAAGTGGGGATAAACACAGGCATCGAACACACGGAGCTATTGGAGAACCGTGACGTGACGCTGCTGCTGAGGCTCGTGCACGAAGCGGAGAACTCCTCGGAGCTGCTCCGCCGGATGCAGGAAAGCCGTGAGGCGTTTTCGCCGGTAACAATGCTCATGGACTCGCCGGAACCCGAAGCTGTGCTTGCGCATAAAGTGCGTCTGCCCCGGCTCGTTATCCACCGGTGTCCGCTCAACCGTGTGCGGCACATCAACACCCTCTTCTCCTATACCAACTATTGCATGGAGAGAGGGGGACTCATTGCCTGCCACTGTACCACAGCGGGCATCCGCCGCGAGAAGATAATGCGGCAGAATCCGGTGGTCATCAACCGTGTCCTCTTCTTTCTGGATTATTGCTGGCACAGGATAATCCCCAAGCTCTCTTTCACCAGGGATTTCTATTTCGGGCTGACGAAAGGGCAGAACCGTGCGCTTACGCGTGTCGAGGTTCTGGGGAGGCTGTACCGTGCCGGGTTTGATGTGCTTCACGAGGAGATTGTACACGGAGAGTTCTACGTCATTGCCGCGAAGGTGAAAGAACCGGTACGCGACGACAAGCCTTCGGGCGGACTGCTCATCCGTCTGAAGCGGAAGGGCAAAGGCGGTAAAATCATCGGTGTGTACAAGTTCAGGACGATGTATGCCTATTCGGAATACCTGCAACCGTATATCTATAAACAGGCGGGACTGTGCAGCGGCGGCAAGATTGCCGGTGACTACCGTGTGAACGCTGCCGGACGGTTTCTCCGGAAAACCTGGCTGGACGAACTGCCCATGCTGATAAACTGGATGAAGGGCGATTTGAAACTGGTAGGTGTGCGTCCGCTGAGCAGCCACTATTTCAGCCTTTACTCCGAAGAGCTCCGTGCGCTGCGCATCCGGACGAAACCGGGCCTTATTCCGCCTTTTTATGCGGATATGCCCGGTACGTTGGATGAAATACAGGAAAGCGAACGCCGCTACCTGGAGCAGTATCTCAGAAGCCCTTTCCTTACCGACTGGCGCTATTTTTGGAAAGCTTTCCGCAATATAGTGTTCCGGGGAAAGAGAAGCCGGTAA
- a CDS encoding nucleotide sugar dehydrogenase: protein MKEKLLSRIAERKITVGVVGLGYVGLPLAVEKAKAGFRTIGFDVQEEKVKQVNAGHNYIGDVVDAELAQLVRNGTLSATSDFSFIKDVDFVAICVPTPLDVHQEPDISYVESSAKSIAGHLTAGTIVVLESTTYPGTTEELIKPILESGSGLKCGKDFYLGFSPERVDPGNAVYKTKNTPKVVGAVGKDAQDVIAAMYGAVLGDKVHVVSSPAVAEMTKILENTYRNINIGLINELAILCNRMGIDLWEVIEAAKTKPFGFTAFYPGPGLGGHCIPLDPYYLTWKAREYGFHTSMIEASMMINDHMPEYTVERCGKILNRHRKALNGSRVLVLGVAYKQDIDDYRESPALRVIEELEKTGASVTFYDPYIPEFRYHGKSHKGEAALSAGLLRNTDLVVVTTAHTNVDYDFVQRYAHAVFDTKNVMKAVAVRTNIEVL from the coding sequence ATGAAAGAAAAACTCCTTTCCCGCATTGCGGAAAGAAAAATCACGGTAGGCGTCGTGGGATTGGGCTATGTGGGCCTGCCCCTTGCCGTAGAGAAAGCCAAGGCAGGTTTCAGGACTATCGGCTTCGACGTGCAGGAAGAAAAAGTGAAACAGGTGAATGCCGGACACAACTATATCGGCGATGTGGTCGATGCGGAGCTGGCGCAGTTGGTACGGAACGGTACGCTCAGCGCTACTTCCGATTTTTCCTTTATAAAAGATGTGGACTTTGTAGCCATCTGTGTGCCTACGCCTTTGGATGTGCACCAGGAACCGGACATCAGCTATGTGGAGAGTTCGGCGAAATCAATAGCCGGGCATCTGACCGCAGGCACCATCGTGGTGCTGGAGTCCACAACCTATCCCGGCACTACCGAAGAGCTTATAAAACCAATTCTTGAGAGCGGGTCGGGCTTGAAGTGCGGCAAGGATTTCTATCTGGGCTTTTCGCCCGAACGGGTAGATCCCGGCAACGCGGTTTACAAAACCAAGAACACACCGAAAGTGGTGGGCGCCGTAGGCAAAGACGCCCAGGACGTGATTGCCGCCATGTACGGAGCTGTGCTGGGCGATAAGGTGCACGTCGTTTCTTCGCCTGCCGTGGCGGAGATGACCAAGATTTTGGAGAACACCTACCGCAACATCAACATTGGGCTGATTAACGAGCTGGCCATCCTGTGCAACCGCATGGGCATCGACCTTTGGGAAGTGATAGAGGCAGCCAAGACCAAGCCTTTCGGCTTCACCGCATTCTATCCCGGACCGGGGCTGGGCGGGCATTGCATTCCCCTGGACCCCTATTATCTCACCTGGAAGGCGCGCGAGTACGGCTTCCATACATCGATGATCGAGGCTTCCATGATGATAAACGACCACATGCCCGAATACACCGTGGAGCGTTGCGGCAAGATACTCAACCGCCACCGCAAGGCATTGAACGGCTCCAGAGTGCTGGTGCTCGGCGTGGCATACAAGCAGGATATAGACGATTACCGCGAGAGTCCCGCCCTGCGTGTCATTGAGGAGCTGGAGAAAACAGGGGCGTCGGTCACCTTCTACGACCCTTACATCCCCGAGTTTCGGTATCACGGCAAATCGCATAAAGGCGAAGCCGCCCTCTCCGCCGGACTGCTGCGGAATACCGACCTTGTGGTTGTGACCACCGCACACACCAATGTCGATTACGATTTTGTACAGCGATACGCGCATGCCGTTTTCGACACGAAGAACGTGATGAAGGCGGTTGCAGTGAGAACCAACATTGAAGTGCTTTAG